The DNA region AATGCACAATgtcaaaagaaaagatgCATCACCTGTTATGCTCATCCACTACCATGCTCCAACAATGCCGGCGATCGGAATGTCAATCCCCGTAGTATACGAGCTCCCATCACTCAACAGGTATACGTAGGCACCTCCCAGCTCTCGAGGATCTGCCAGACGCGGCATCCCACCGTAGTATTGCATCTTGAGGTCCCAGTCGGGCGCGTGTTCGACATAGTAGGTCATGGCTGTTCTCACGAATCCCGGCGAGATACTGTTGACACGAATGCCGTGTTTGCTCCATTCCATGGCTAACGTGTGGCACATATTGCGGACTTACGGACACCGACAGGTTAGCTGGTCCAACGAGAGAAAAAGTTTAGCATAGAATGTGAACTTACCGGCCGCTTTTGTCGCACCGTAGGGAGCAGAGGGAGCAGCCTGAAAACAATTAGTGCTTCACTTCGTCGTGTCGAATAGACCGGACTTCACTCACTCGATTTGGCCGATACGAAGTCATGCTCGCTGTCATGACGATCGATCCCTTGATGCCCAGCTCCATGAATTTCCGTGCGAAAATCTGAGCGCAAAAGTATGCCCCGAAGACCTGCGATGGTCAGTCTGGGCAAAGGGACCGAACAATCCAGGAAGTACTCACATTGAGATTGAACAGCTTTTCCAATTCTGGACGGTCGAATTGAAGCGCCGGTTGGTGTTTGGTCATGCCAGCGTTGGCAACTAACCCATCGACCCGTCCGTTCTCCTCCACGATCTGATCAACGG from Aspergillus chevalieri M1 DNA, chromosome 2, nearly complete sequence includes:
- a CDS encoding putative secondary metabolism biosynthetic enzyme (COG:Q;~EggNog:ENOG410PMB4;~InterPro:IPR036291,IPR002347;~PFAM:PF08659,PF00106,PF13561;~SMCOG1001:short-chain dehydrogenase/reductase SDR;~antiSMASH:Cluster_2.1;~go_process: GO:0055114 - oxidation-reduction process [Evidence IEA]), which codes for MTATENGTNNGEQSYVNTMPSSNFTWQITLAEKVIAITGANRGIGLGIAEVCFANSAKVVYSLDLMEPGEDFAGLQKKHPNFRYIQTDVTSEESIQKAVDQIVEENGRVDGLVANAGMTKHQPALQFDRPELEKLFNLNVFGAYFCAQIFARKFMELGIKGSIVMTASMTSYRPNRAAPSAPYGATKAAVRNMCHTLAMEWSKHGIRVNSISPGFVRTAMTYYVEHAPDWDLKMQYYGGMPRLADPRELGGAYVYLLSDGSSYTTGIDIPIAGIVGAW